The DNA region TTTGAATATTTAAAAGAAAAGTCAGAGGAAGCTTATGAAAATGGATATGATTATTATTTGGATTATCAAAAGAAATATTATAGCGATTTTTGGAATAATTGTAATGTTGAAATTGAAGGTGATGATAAACTTTTACAAGGAATAAGATTTAATATGTTTCATATACTTAATTCAACGGGTAAAGATGGTATAACAAATATAGCGGCAAAAGGATTGACTGGTGAAGGATATGAAGGACATTATTTTTGGGATACTGAAACATATATACTTCCATTTTTTATATATACAAATCCTGAAATAGCTAAAAAATTGATTGAATTTAGATATAATACCTTAGATAAAGCTAAAGAAAGAGCTTTACAAATGAATCATAAAAAAGGAGCTTTGTATCCTTGGAGAACTATAAATGGATATGAATGTTCATCATATTTTCCAGCTGGTACTGCACAGTATCATATAAATTGTGATATAGCAATATCTATAAAAAGGTATTTTGAAAGTACAAATGATGAAAATTTATTGGTGAAATTTGGAGCTGAAATACTTTTTGAGACTTCGAGACTTTGGATGGATACGGGATTTTTTATAGATGGAGAATTTAGAATAAATGGTGTTACTGGGCCTGATGAATATACTGCTATAATTAATAATAATTATTATACAAATATAATGGTTAGTGAAAGTCTTAAGTTTTCTGTTTATGTTTATAATTTTCTGAAAAAAAATTATAATAAAGAGTTTATAAAACTTATAAATAAAATAGACTTGATGGAAGAAGAAGTTGAAGAATGGATAAATGCATCTGAAAATATGTTTTTGCCATATGATAAAAAACTTCAAATCAATGCACAAGATGATAGTTTTCTTAGTAAACCTGTATGGGATCTTGAAAAAGAAAAAAATTTTCCTTTACTCTTACATTATCATCCACTTGTTCTTTATAGATATCAAGTTTGTAAACAAGCTGATTTAATACTTGCAGAAGTTCTTTTGAATTATAAGTTTGATAAGAAACAAATAAAAAAGGATTATGATTATTATGAAAAAATAACAACTCATGATTCTTCACTTTCAACTTGTATATTTTCAATTGCCGCAAATTATATAGGATATTTAGAAAAAGCTTATAATTATTTTATGATGACTGCAAGGACTGATTTGGATAATCATCATGGGAATACTAAAGATGGAATTCATGCAGCCAATATGGCTGGTACATGGTTAGGCTTGACTATGGGGTTTGGAGGCATGAAAGTGTATAATGATAATATATATTTTGAGCCTAAAGTGCCTAAAGCTTGGAAAAAATATTCTTTTAAAATCTTATATAAATCAAGAAGAATAAAAGTAGAAGTTGATAAACAATATATAAAATATTCTCTTGAGAAAGGAGATCCTGTCAATATATATCATTTTAATAAACATATACTTTTACAGAGTTCATATAAGTTAAAAAATAGATGAATTAAAAAGGGGGATTAGTATGAATCAAAATGGAGTTATGAAATTTATATACGGTATAATTTTCATATTTATAGGGCTTTTAATATTTTTTAGAGGATATATAAATGTAAATATCTGGGAGTATATATGGCCTTTATTTATTTTGTTGGCTGGATTTGGTTTTGAAATTAGTTATTTTGGTAATAGAAGACAAGATCCAGGGATACTTGTTCCAGGTGGAATATTAACATTTTTGGGAATTTTTTTCTTTTTTAATGCCTTTACCAGATTTTCATATATGGATACATTATGGCCTTTATTTATATTTGCTCCAGCTGTAGGGCTTTTTCAACTTGCATATCATTCTAAAAATAGAGCGGTTATGATACCTGTTTATATATTAACGGGTGTTTCATTTGTTTTTTTGATGATAAATATTGCTGGAACTAAAGTAGGTTCTTCTTTGATAGGTGCAGGGCTTGTAATTCTTGGAGTATTGATACTATTAAATATGAAAAAAGAAAATAGATAAATCGTTTAAAGAATATCTCAAAGTAACTATATTCATTATATCTATTTCTTGAATGAAACGGAGTGAAAAAGATGGCTCAACAGTATACAAAGAAAATGATACGTGATGTTTTTGTTCAAATGCTAAATGAAAAGCCATTTGATAAGATTACAGTGAAAAATATAGTTAATAAATGTAAAATTAATAGAAAAACATTTTATTATTATTATGAGAATTTATATTCCGTTCTTAGAGAGATATTTGAAAGCGAAATAGAAGATGTTATAGCTCAATATAATGAAACTCAATCTTGGGAAGAGAGTTTTATATTCGCTGCGAGGTTTTCTTTAGAAAATAAAAAAGCAATTTATCATGTTTTTAACTCAATACATAGAGAAGAATTGGAAAGATATCTTTATACTATTGCAGGTAATGTTATGTTTAGATATGTAGAAGATATAAATAAAAATATTCAAGCGAGTGACAGAGATAAGAAGATTATTGCCTCATTTTATCAAAGTGCTCTCACTAATATGGTACTTCATTGGATTGCAGATGGTATGGTTGAAAAACCTGAAATCATAATTCGACGTATAGGGGCTTTATTTGATGGCAATATATCTGAATCCCTTAAAAGAAGTAAGAAATTACCCTAATAAAATTAAATTTATTAATCAAATACAAAGCAGTGTCCAAAAATCGGACACTGCTTTGTATTTGACCGTAGTAATAATTTGATCACATTGCTATAATAAAAATGAATGAGATGTTTTAAATATGAAGCGAAAAAAGGAGGTTTTTTTATGTATTATAGTAATGGGAATTATGAAGCATTTGCTCGTCCAGAAAAACCTGAAGGAGTAGATAAAAAATCAGCATATTTAGTAGGTTCAGGATTGGCATCACTGTCAGCAGCTGCATTTTTAATTCGTGATGGTCAAATGAAAGGTTCTAATATTCATATACTTGAGGAATCTGATATTTCAGGGGGAGCATTAGATGGTATAAATGATCCACAAAAAGGTTTTATAAGTCGTGGTGGACGTGAAATGGATAATCATTTTGAGTGTTTATGGGATTTGTTTCGTTCAATTCCTTCAATTGAAACGGAAGGTATAAGTGTTTTAGACGAATATTATTGGTTAAATAAGCATGATCCAAATTATTCATTGATGAGAGCTACAGAAAACAGAGGTGAAGATGCTCATACTGATGGGAAATTTGAGCTTTCAGAAAAAGCCTCTATGGAAATAATGAAAGTATTTTTTATGCGTGAAGAAGATCTTTATGATAAAAGAATAAATGATGTTTTTTCAGAAGAATTTTTTTCATCTAATTTTTGGTTGTATTGGTCAACTATGTTTGCATTTCAAAAATGGAGTAGTGCGCTTGAAATGCAGAGATATATAAAAAGATTTGTTCATCATGTTGGCGGACTTCCAGACTTTAAGGCTTTAAGATTTACAAAATATAATCAGTATGAATCTCTTGTATTGCCTTTGATGGAATATTTAAAGAGTTATGGTGTTGATTTTCAATACAATGTAGCCGTTACAAATGTTATTTTTGATATTGATAAAGATAAAAAAGTGGCAAAAAAAATAATTTGTACACGTGATGGAAGAGACGATGAAATATCTTTAACAGAAGATGATCTTGTATTTGTAACTAATGGTAGTATAGTTGATAATTCAACACTAGGTGATGATGACCATGTACCAGAAATAAATTATTCAGAAGGTAATTCTTGGAAAGTTTGGAAAAATATTGCAGCACAAGATTCAGTGTTTGGTCGTCCAGAAAAATTTTGTAATAGTATAGAAGAAACAAATTGGGAATCAGCCACAGTTACAACTTTAGACAAAAGAATACCAGAATACATAGAAAAAATATCAAAAAGAGATCCATTTAGCGGTAAAGTCGTTACTGGTGGTATTGTTACGATTAAAGATTCCAATTGGTTGATGAGTTGGACTGTAAATCGTCAACCTCATTTTAAATCACAACCTGATGATCAAATTGTTGTATGGGTTTATTCTTTATTGACAGATGTTCCAGGCAATTATATAAAGAAGTCTATGAAAGATTGTACAGGTAAAGAAATAGTTCAAGAGTGGTTGTATCATCTTGGAGTACCTGAAGATCAAATTGAAGAAATGTCTGAAACTGGAGCTCATTGTATTCCATGTATGATGCCTTATATAACGGCTCATTTTGCACCAAGAGCTGAAGGAGATAGACCAAATGTAGTACCAGATGGATGTACTAATTTTGCATTTATTGGTCAATTTACAGAAACACCACGTGATACAGTATTTACAATAGAATATTCTACAAGAACTGCTATGGAAGCTGTTTATACTTTATTGAATATAGATCGTGGAGTACCGGAAGTTTATGGCTCTAAATATGATGTTAGATGTTTGCTTGATGCAACATCAAAGATGAGAGATGGTAAAAAAATAACAGATGCGGGACTTTCTCTTGAAGCAAAACTTGCAATTAAGAAAATAAAAGGTAAGATAGCTGGTACTGTAATTGAAGATCTTTTAAAAGAATATAATTTGATATAAGAATAAAACCTTCTTTGATTTAAATCAAAGAAGGTTTTTTTATGGCTCCGGCTGAGGGATTCGAACCCCCGACCTAATGGTTAACAGCCATCCGCTCTACCGCTGAGCTAAGCCGGATCT from Oceanotoga teriensis includes:
- a CDS encoding oleate hydratase translates to MYYSNGNYEAFARPEKPEGVDKKSAYLVGSGLASLSAAAFLIRDGQMKGSNIHILEESDISGGALDGINDPQKGFISRGGREMDNHFECLWDLFRSIPSIETEGISVLDEYYWLNKHDPNYSLMRATENRGEDAHTDGKFELSEKASMEIMKVFFMREEDLYDKRINDVFSEEFFSSNFWLYWSTMFAFQKWSSALEMQRYIKRFVHHVGGLPDFKALRFTKYNQYESLVLPLMEYLKSYGVDFQYNVAVTNVIFDIDKDKKVAKKIICTRDGRDDEISLTEDDLVFVTNGSIVDNSTLGDDDHVPEINYSEGNSWKVWKNIAAQDSVFGRPEKFCNSIEETNWESATVTTLDKRIPEYIEKISKRDPFSGKVVTGGIVTIKDSNWLMSWTVNRQPHFKSQPDDQIVVWVYSLLTDVPGNYIKKSMKDCTGKEIVQEWLYHLGVPEDQIEEMSETGAHCIPCMMPYITAHFAPRAEGDRPNVVPDGCTNFAFIGQFTETPRDTVFTIEYSTRTAMEAVYTLLNIDRGVPEVYGSKYDVRCLLDATSKMRDGKKITDAGLSLEAKLAIKKIKGKIAGTVIEDLLKEYNLI
- a CDS encoding TetR-like C-terminal domain-containing protein → MAQQYTKKMIRDVFVQMLNEKPFDKITVKNIVNKCKINRKTFYYYYENLYSVLREIFESEIEDVIAQYNETQSWEESFIFAARFSLENKKAIYHVFNSIHREELERYLYTIAGNVMFRYVEDINKNIQASDRDKKIIASFYQSALTNMVLHWIADGMVEKPEIIIRRIGALFDGNISESLKRSKKLP
- a CDS encoding glycoside hydrolase family 65 protein is translated as MNWNILEKNYNKDDYIKNETIFALANGFLGIRGSFDEGNIIGHDGTYINGFYELNDIKYGEKFKGYPSQGQTMVNVANTKRVNIFFDDEKFDLNTGEIIEYERNLDMREGILKREIKWRSSQGKIIRLIFERFVSFKEKGLIFYKYNIIPLNGSVKVSFESILDGGIRNYSNPDDPRVASTSETVFETIENKTLDDDLYIYQRTKRSKKEYGVYLKHRILKGDLTRKRYYSKDDSSSIIFDFNLRRNESVSIIRNAFYSLGGLNFKLFEYLKEKSEEAYENGYDYYLDYQKKYYSDFWNNCNVEIEGDDKLLQGIRFNMFHILNSTGKDGITNIAAKGLTGEGYEGHYFWDTETYILPFFIYTNPEIAKKLIEFRYNTLDKAKERALQMNHKKGALYPWRTINGYECSSYFPAGTAQYHINCDIAISIKRYFESTNDENLLVKFGAEILFETSRLWMDTGFFIDGEFRINGVTGPDEYTAIINNNYYTNIMVSESLKFSVYVYNFLKKNYNKEFIKLINKIDLMEEEVEEWINASENMFLPYDKKLQINAQDDSFLSKPVWDLEKEKNFPLLLHYHPLVLYRYQVCKQADLILAEVLLNYKFDKKQIKKDYDYYEKITTHDSSLSTCIFSIAANYIGYLEKAYNYFMMTARTDLDNHHGNTKDGIHAANMAGTWLGLTMGFGGMKVYNDNIYFEPKVPKAWKKYSFKILYKSRRIKVEVDKQYIKYSLEKGDPVNIYHFNKHILLQSSYKLKNR